The following proteins are encoded in a genomic region of Astatotilapia calliptera chromosome 22, fAstCal1.2, whole genome shotgun sequence:
- the LOC113015290 gene encoding uncharacterized protein LOC113015290 isoform X1 has translation MYSAPASMDSFCVLDMDVLSHCKSAFGKIDYVSCVSEFMQCRFCKFTSSSQETLVKHFRLHHGQGAHWPCIHTDFISEEFHRITSKDLLGTFNASLDKFVPGLLKLYRSKKGALGEEMEDILDKLDEQTSDIVSHQKTAALRGLPIFLGEDATQVFLKCLDTDILEPVLNGASVAILTILQDDDADTSVREHAVVLEGDIVLHNIPDLSTALAYLFGLLYALNIDYPKQMSLPLKQFRASFLNSVALDAHSA, from the exons ATGTATTCAGCTCCTGCATCTATGGATTCCTTCTGTGTGTTAGATATGGATGTTTTATCCCATTGCAAAAGTGCTTTTGGCAAAATTGACTATGTCTCTTGTGTTTCAGAGTTCATGCAGTGCCGATTTTGCAAATTCACAAGCTCCAGTCAAGAGACTCTTGTGAAACATTTCCGCCTTCATCACGGACAAGGTGCACATTGGCCATGCATTCACACAGACTtt ATATCTGAAGAATTTCATCGGATCACAAGCAAAGACCTCCTGGGGACGTTCAATGCATCCCTGGACAAATTTGTGCCTGGCCTGCTGAAACTATACCGGTCTAAGAAGGGAGCTCTTGGTGAGGAGATGGAAGACATCTTGGATAAACTTGATGAACAG ACATCTGACATTGTGTCCCACCAaaagacagcagcactgagaggCCTGCCCATTTTCCTCGGAGAGGATGCAACACAGGTTTTCCTGAAGTGCTTA gacACTGACATTTTGGAACCAGTGTTGAACGGTGCATCAGTTGCCATCCTCACCATCCTGCAAGATGACGATGCCGATACGTCTGTGCGAGaacatgctgttgtgttggaagGGGACATCGTGCTACATAACATTCCAGACCTCTCTACTGCCTTGGCATACCTCTTTGGCCTTCTGTATGCCCTCAACATTGATTATCCAAAGCAGATGAGTTTACCTTTGAAGCAATTCAGGGCATCTTTTTTGAACTCGGTGGCTCTCGATGCTCACAGCGCATAA
- the LOC113015290 gene encoding uncharacterized protein LOC113015290 isoform X2: MEDILDKLDEQTSDIVSHQKTAALRGLPIFLGEDATQVFLKCLDTDILEPVLNGASVAILTILQDDDADTSVREHAVVLEGDIVLHNIPDLSTALAYLFGLLYALNIDYPKQMSLPLKQFRASFLNSVALDAHSA; encoded by the exons ATGGAAGACATCTTGGATAAACTTGATGAACAG ACATCTGACATTGTGTCCCACCAaaagacagcagcactgagaggCCTGCCCATTTTCCTCGGAGAGGATGCAACACAGGTTTTCCTGAAGTGCTTA gacACTGACATTTTGGAACCAGTGTTGAACGGTGCATCAGTTGCCATCCTCACCATCCTGCAAGATGACGATGCCGATACGTCTGTGCGAGaacatgctgttgtgttggaagGGGACATCGTGCTACATAACATTCCAGACCTCTCTACTGCCTTGGCATACCTCTTTGGCCTTCTGTATGCCCTCAACATTGATTATCCAAAGCAGATGAGTTTACCTTTGAAGCAATTCAGGGCATCTTTTTTGAACTCGGTGGCTCTCGATGCTCACAGCGCATAA